Proteins encoded by one window of Maliibacterium massiliense:
- a CDS encoding terminase family protein codes for MRTQDARVTLDKMRMLAAELERRRADWRLDYYNTGPRVHHKQLAFHQCPKRNRWVFGGNRTGKTECGAVEVVYFARGNHPHRKIERPTQGWVVSLTNEVQRDVAQKKVLSYLRREWISDVVMRQGRKDDPENGTIDFIDVKSVHGGVSRIGFKSCDQGRAKFQGTSLDYVWFDEEPPREIYEECAMRVIDRQGDIWGTMTPLMGLTWVHDVIYLNLPQDPEVWCQSMQWEDNPFLRGEEIARLVATMSPQEREARQYGRFAGLAGLVYNAFSPDTHVIDPFDVPHAWYDNIAIDPGFTNPLSCHFYACDGDGNVYVVAEHYRAGAMVEEHACAIDAIARQLGWPRDGKGRLRALMDSAASQHTLAAERSVAELFYDHGIIPNLRVNKDKFTGIQRVKEYLKLRPAQDAAAWPRGKPRLFIFRTCPHMIREMQTYRWAIGEDAPQKVNDHAMDELRYYIMNRPEPYREPAPPKSAIALHKERLIAAARRNRRIT; via the coding sequence ATGCGGACACAGGACGCGCGCGTGACACTGGACAAAATGCGCATGCTGGCCGCCGAGCTGGAGCGCAGGCGCGCGGATTGGCGGCTGGACTACTACAACACCGGCCCCCGCGTGCACCACAAGCAGCTGGCCTTCCACCAGTGCCCCAAACGCAACCGCTGGGTGTTCGGCGGCAACCGCACCGGCAAAACCGAGTGCGGCGCGGTGGAGGTGGTCTACTTTGCCCGCGGCAACCACCCCCACCGCAAGATCGAACGCCCCACGCAGGGGTGGGTGGTGTCCCTCACCAATGAGGTGCAGCGCGACGTCGCCCAGAAAAAGGTGCTCTCCTACCTGCGCCGCGAGTGGATATCCGATGTGGTCATGCGCCAGGGCCGCAAAGATGACCCCGAAAACGGCACCATTGACTTTATCGACGTCAAATCCGTCCACGGCGGGGTGTCGCGCATCGGCTTCAAATCCTGCGACCAGGGCCGCGCCAAGTTCCAGGGCACCAGCCTGGACTACGTGTGGTTCGACGAGGAGCCCCCGCGTGAAATCTATGAGGAGTGCGCCATGCGCGTTATCGACCGGCAGGGGGATATCTGGGGCACCATGACCCCGCTGATGGGCCTGACCTGGGTGCATGACGTGATCTACCTCAACCTCCCCCAAGACCCCGAGGTGTGGTGCCAGAGCATGCAGTGGGAGGATAACCCCTTTTTGCGCGGCGAGGAGATCGCCCGCCTGGTCGCCACCATGTCCCCCCAAGAGCGCGAGGCGCGCCAGTACGGCCGCTTTGCCGGCCTCGCTGGCCTGGTGTACAACGCGTTCTCCCCCGATACCCACGTGATCGACCCCTTTGACGTGCCCCACGCCTGGTATGACAACATCGCCATCGACCCCGGCTTTACCAACCCCCTCTCCTGCCACTTCTACGCCTGCGATGGGGACGGCAACGTCTACGTCGTCGCCGAGCATTACCGCGCGGGCGCCATGGTGGAGGAGCACGCCTGCGCCATCGACGCCATCGCACGCCAGCTCGGTTGGCCCCGCGATGGCAAGGGGCGCCTCCGCGCGCTGATGGACAGCGCCGCAAGCCAACACACCCTCGCGGCCGAGCGCAGCGTGGCCGAGCTGTTCTATGACCACGGGATCATCCCCAACCTGCGCGTCAATAAAGACAAATTTACCGGCATCCAGCGCGTCAAGGAGTACCTCAAACTGCGCCCCGCCCAGGATGCCGCCGCCTGGCCGCGCGGCAAGCCCAGGCTGTTTATCTTCCGCACCTGCCCCCACATGATCCGGGAGATGCAGACCTACCGCTGGGCCATCGGTGAGGACGCCCCCCAGAAGGTCAACGACCACGCCATGGACGAACTGCGCTACTACATCATGAACAGGCCGGAGCCTTACCGCGAACCAGCTCCCCCCAAAAGCGCCATCGCGCTGCACAAAGAGCGCCTGATCGCTGCGGCGCGCAGAAACAGGAGGATCACGTAA